In Nymphaea colorata isolate Beijing-Zhang1983 chromosome 3, ASM883128v2, whole genome shotgun sequence, a genomic segment contains:
- the LOC116250153 gene encoding polyadenylate-binding protein 2-like isoform X2, whose protein sequence is MAQVQLQPQQAVSTGQTVATGAAPASNGSNPFMSTSLYVGDLESNVTDSQLYDLFSQLGPVVSVRVCRDLSTRKSLGYAYVNYSNTQDAARALEVLNFTPLNGKSIRIMYSHRDPSIRKSGAANIFIKNLDKAIDHKALYDTFSVFGNILSCKVATDASGQSKGYGFVQFDSEEAAQAAIDKLNGMLLNDKQVFVGPFVRKQERENSSSKTKFNNVYVKNLSDKTSEDDLKNTFGEYGVITSVVVMRDADGKSKCFGFVNFENAEDAAKAVEALNGKKFDEKEWYVGKAQKKAERELELKSRFEQNMKDATDKYQGVNLYLKNLDDSIGDEKLRELFSEFGTITSCKVMRDPNGISRGSGFVAFSTAEEASRALMEMNGKIVVSKPLYVALAQRKEDRRARLQVNVQFAQMRPVALTPSVNPRVPIYPPGGPGLGQQIFYGQGPPAIIPPQPGFGYQQQLVPGMRPGGAPMPNFFVPLVQQGQPGQRPGGRRGGGAPMQQTQQPMPLIQQQMLPRGRVYRYPPGRNMQEVPMPGMLSVPYDMGGMPLRESGIPQPIPISALASALANASPEQQRTMLGESLYPLVEQLERDHAAKVTGMLLEMDQTEVLHLLESPDALRSKVAEAMEVLRSVAQQQQQQQQGNPPSDQLAGLSLNDSLVS, encoded by the exons ATGGCGCAGGTTCAGTTGCAACCCCAACAGGCCGTCTCCACCGGGCAGACTGTCGCTACTGGAGCAGCGCCGGCGAGCAATGGGTCTAATCCGTTCATGTCGACGTCTCTGTACGTCGGCGACCTGGAGTCGAACGTCACGGACTCGCAGCTCTATGATCTGTTCAGCCAGTTAGGGCCGGTCGTGTCGGTTCGCGTGTGCCGCGATCTCAGCACTCGCAAGTCGCTTGGGTATGCGTATGTCAACTACAGCAATACCCAAGATG CTGCCAGGGCATTGGAAGTGTTGAACTTCACTCCTTTGAATGGAAAATCTATCCGTATTATGTATTCGCACAGGGATCCCAGTATCCGTAAGAGTGGGGCTGCAAACATATTTATTAAG AACTTGGATAAGGCGATTGATCACAAAGCACTGTATGATACATTCTCTGTATTTGGGAATATTCTGTCTTGCAAGGTTGCAACAGATGCATCTGGTCAATCAAAAGGATATGGATTTGTCCAGTTTGATTCTGAAGAGGCAGCTCAAGCCGCGATAGATAAGCTGAATGGGATGTTGTTAAATGATAAGCAAGTATTTGTTGGTCCCTTTGTTCGTAAGCAGGAGAGGGAAAATTCTAGTAGCAAGACTAAATTTAATAATGTATATGTGAAAAATCTCTCGGATAAAACTAGTGAAGATGACTTGAAGAATACTTTTGGTGAATATGGGGTCATCACAAGTGTTGTTGTAATGAGGGATGCAGATGGAaaatccaaatgctttggatttgtaaattttgaaaatgctgAGGATGCTGCCAAAGCCGTTGAGGCTCTTAATGGCAAGAAATTTGATGAGAAGGAGTGGTATGTTGGAAAAGCTCAAAAAAAGGCTGAACGAGAACTAGAGTTGAAAAGTAGGTTTGAACAGAATATGAAGGACGCAACTGATAAATATCAGGGTGTAAATTTATACCTGAAAAATCTTGATGATAGTATAGGCGATGAGAAACTTCGGGAATTGTTCTCTGAGTTTGGTACAATCACTTCATGCAAG GTTATGAGGGATCCAAATGGAATCAGCCGTGGGTCTGGATTTGTAGCATTCTCAACTGCTGAGGAAGCATCTCGAGCC CTGATGGAGATGAATGGCAAGATTGTTGTCAGCAAACCTCTTTATGTTGCTCTTGCACAGCGTAAGGAAGATAGGAGGGCAAGGCTGCAGGTAAACGTTCAG TTTGCACAAATGAGGCCTGTTGCCTTGACGCCATCAGTGAACCCACGTGTGCCAATCTATCCTCCTGGCGGTCCGGGTCTAGGGCAACAAATATTCTATGGACAGGGGCCTCCTGCCATTATTCCGCCACAG CCTGGGTTTGGCTACCAGCAACAACTGGTTCCTGGTATGAGGCCTGGTGGAGCACCAATGCCGAACTTTTTTGTTCCATTGGTACAACAAGGGCAGCCAGGACAGCGGCCAGGTGGTAGACGTGGTGGCGGAGCACCTATGCAGCAAACACAGCAGCCAATGCCATTGATTCAGCAGCAG ATGCTGCCGAGAGGAAGAGTGTACCGTTATCCTCCTGGGCGGAACATGCAGGAGGTTCCCATGCCTGGCATGCTCTCTGTTCCATATGACATGGGTGGTATGCCGTTGCGGGAGTCTGGCATCCCACAGCCTATCCCTATTTCTGCGTTGGCTTCTGCACTTGCAAACGCTTCACCTGAGCAGCAACGGACG ATGCTGGGCGAAAGCCTCTACCCGCTTGTGGAGCAGCTGGAACGTGATCATGCTGCCAAAGTGACGGGTATGCTCCTTGAGATGGACCAGACTGAGGTGTTACACTTGCTGGAATCTCCTGATGCACTGAGATCCAAAGTTGCTGAGGCAATGGAAGTCCTGAGGAGTGTtgctcagcagcagcaacagcaacagcagGGAAATCCTCCATCTGATCAGTTGGCTGGGTTGTCCTTGAACGACTCCCTTGTTTCCTGA
- the LOC116250153 gene encoding polyadenylate-binding protein 2-like isoform X4, with protein MAQVQLQPQQAVSTGQTVATGAAPASNGSNPFMSTSLYVGDLESNVTDSQLYDLFSQLGPVVSVRVCRDLSTRKSLGYAYVNYSNTQDAARALEVLNFTPLNGKSIRIMYSHRDPSIRKSGAANIFIKNLDKAIDHKALYDTFSVFGNILSCKVATDASGQSKGYGFVQFDSEEAAQAAIDKLNGMLLNDKQVFVGPFVRKQERENSSSKTKFNNVYVKNLSDKTSEDDLKNTFGEYGVITSVVVMRDADGKSKCFGFVNFENAEDAAKAVEALNGKKFDEKEWYVGKAQKKAERELELKSRFEQNMKDATDKYQGVNLYLKNLDDSIGDEKLRELFSEFGTITSCKVMRDPNGISRGSGFVAFSTAEEASRALMEMNGKIVVSKPLYVALAQRKEDRRARLQFAQMRPVALTPSVNPRVPIYPPGGPGLGQQIFYGQGPPAIIPPQPGFGYQQQLVPGMRPGGAPMPNFFVPLVQQGQPGQRPGGRRGGGAPMQQTQQPMPLIQQQMLPRGRVYRYPPGRNMQEVPMPGMLSVPYDMGGMPLRESGIPQPIPISALASALANASPEQQRTMLGESLYPLVEQLERDHAAKVTGMLLEMDQTEVLHLLESPDALRSKVAEAMEVLRSVAQQQQQQQQGNPPSDQLAGLSLNDSLVS; from the exons ATGGCGCAGGTTCAGTTGCAACCCCAACAGGCCGTCTCCACCGGGCAGACTGTCGCTACTGGAGCAGCGCCGGCGAGCAATGGGTCTAATCCGTTCATGTCGACGTCTCTGTACGTCGGCGACCTGGAGTCGAACGTCACGGACTCGCAGCTCTATGATCTGTTCAGCCAGTTAGGGCCGGTCGTGTCGGTTCGCGTGTGCCGCGATCTCAGCACTCGCAAGTCGCTTGGGTATGCGTATGTCAACTACAGCAATACCCAAGATG CTGCCAGGGCATTGGAAGTGTTGAACTTCACTCCTTTGAATGGAAAATCTATCCGTATTATGTATTCGCACAGGGATCCCAGTATCCGTAAGAGTGGGGCTGCAAACATATTTATTAAG AACTTGGATAAGGCGATTGATCACAAAGCACTGTATGATACATTCTCTGTATTTGGGAATATTCTGTCTTGCAAGGTTGCAACAGATGCATCTGGTCAATCAAAAGGATATGGATTTGTCCAGTTTGATTCTGAAGAGGCAGCTCAAGCCGCGATAGATAAGCTGAATGGGATGTTGTTAAATGATAAGCAAGTATTTGTTGGTCCCTTTGTTCGTAAGCAGGAGAGGGAAAATTCTAGTAGCAAGACTAAATTTAATAATGTATATGTGAAAAATCTCTCGGATAAAACTAGTGAAGATGACTTGAAGAATACTTTTGGTGAATATGGGGTCATCACAAGTGTTGTTGTAATGAGGGATGCAGATGGAaaatccaaatgctttggatttgtaaattttgaaaatgctgAGGATGCTGCCAAAGCCGTTGAGGCTCTTAATGGCAAGAAATTTGATGAGAAGGAGTGGTATGTTGGAAAAGCTCAAAAAAAGGCTGAACGAGAACTAGAGTTGAAAAGTAGGTTTGAACAGAATATGAAGGACGCAACTGATAAATATCAGGGTGTAAATTTATACCTGAAAAATCTTGATGATAGTATAGGCGATGAGAAACTTCGGGAATTGTTCTCTGAGTTTGGTACAATCACTTCATGCAAG GTTATGAGGGATCCAAATGGAATCAGCCGTGGGTCTGGATTTGTAGCATTCTCAACTGCTGAGGAAGCATCTCGAGCC CTGATGGAGATGAATGGCAAGATTGTTGTCAGCAAACCTCTTTATGTTGCTCTTGCACAGCGTAAGGAAGATAGGAGGGCAAGGCTGCAG TTTGCACAAATGAGGCCTGTTGCCTTGACGCCATCAGTGAACCCACGTGTGCCAATCTATCCTCCTGGCGGTCCGGGTCTAGGGCAACAAATATTCTATGGACAGGGGCCTCCTGCCATTATTCCGCCACAG CCTGGGTTTGGCTACCAGCAACAACTGGTTCCTGGTATGAGGCCTGGTGGAGCACCAATGCCGAACTTTTTTGTTCCATTGGTACAACAAGGGCAGCCAGGACAGCGGCCAGGTGGTAGACGTGGTGGCGGAGCACCTATGCAGCAAACACAGCAGCCAATGCCATTGATTCAGCAGCAG ATGCTGCCGAGAGGAAGAGTGTACCGTTATCCTCCTGGGCGGAACATGCAGGAGGTTCCCATGCCTGGCATGCTCTCTGTTCCATATGACATGGGTGGTATGCCGTTGCGGGAGTCTGGCATCCCACAGCCTATCCCTATTTCTGCGTTGGCTTCTGCACTTGCAAACGCTTCACCTGAGCAGCAACGGACG ATGCTGGGCGAAAGCCTCTACCCGCTTGTGGAGCAGCTGGAACGTGATCATGCTGCCAAAGTGACGGGTATGCTCCTTGAGATGGACCAGACTGAGGTGTTACACTTGCTGGAATCTCCTGATGCACTGAGATCCAAAGTTGCTGAGGCAATGGAAGTCCTGAGGAGTGTtgctcagcagcagcaacagcaacagcagGGAAATCCTCCATCTGATCAGTTGGCTGGGTTGTCCTTGAACGACTCCCTTGTTTCCTGA
- the LOC116250153 gene encoding polyadenylate-binding protein 2-like isoform X1: MAQVQLQPQQAVSTGQTVATGAAPASNGSNPFMSTSLYVGDLESNVTDSQLYDLFSQLGPVVSVRVCRDLSTRKSLGYAYVNYSNTQDAARALEVLNFTPLNGKSIRIMYSHRDPSIRKSGAANIFIKNLDKAIDHKALYDTFSVFGNILSCKVATDASGQSKGYGFVQFDSEEAAQAAIDKLNGMLLNDKQVFVGPFVRKQERENSSSKTKFNNVYVKNLSDKTSEDDLKNTFGEYGVITSVVVMRDADGKSKCFGFVNFENAEDAAKAVEALNGKKFDEKEWYVGKAQKKAERELELKSRFEQNMKDATDKYQGVNLYLKNLDDSIGDEKLRELFSEFGTITSCKVMRDPNGISRGSGFVAFSTAEEASRALMEMNGKIVVSKPLYVALAQRKEDRRARLQVNVQAQFAQMRPVALTPSVNPRVPIYPPGGPGLGQQIFYGQGPPAIIPPQPGFGYQQQLVPGMRPGGAPMPNFFVPLVQQGQPGQRPGGRRGGGAPMQQTQQPMPLIQQQMLPRGRVYRYPPGRNMQEVPMPGMLSVPYDMGGMPLRESGIPQPIPISALASALANASPEQQRTMLGESLYPLVEQLERDHAAKVTGMLLEMDQTEVLHLLESPDALRSKVAEAMEVLRSVAQQQQQQQQGNPPSDQLAGLSLNDSLVS, from the exons ATGGCGCAGGTTCAGTTGCAACCCCAACAGGCCGTCTCCACCGGGCAGACTGTCGCTACTGGAGCAGCGCCGGCGAGCAATGGGTCTAATCCGTTCATGTCGACGTCTCTGTACGTCGGCGACCTGGAGTCGAACGTCACGGACTCGCAGCTCTATGATCTGTTCAGCCAGTTAGGGCCGGTCGTGTCGGTTCGCGTGTGCCGCGATCTCAGCACTCGCAAGTCGCTTGGGTATGCGTATGTCAACTACAGCAATACCCAAGATG CTGCCAGGGCATTGGAAGTGTTGAACTTCACTCCTTTGAATGGAAAATCTATCCGTATTATGTATTCGCACAGGGATCCCAGTATCCGTAAGAGTGGGGCTGCAAACATATTTATTAAG AACTTGGATAAGGCGATTGATCACAAAGCACTGTATGATACATTCTCTGTATTTGGGAATATTCTGTCTTGCAAGGTTGCAACAGATGCATCTGGTCAATCAAAAGGATATGGATTTGTCCAGTTTGATTCTGAAGAGGCAGCTCAAGCCGCGATAGATAAGCTGAATGGGATGTTGTTAAATGATAAGCAAGTATTTGTTGGTCCCTTTGTTCGTAAGCAGGAGAGGGAAAATTCTAGTAGCAAGACTAAATTTAATAATGTATATGTGAAAAATCTCTCGGATAAAACTAGTGAAGATGACTTGAAGAATACTTTTGGTGAATATGGGGTCATCACAAGTGTTGTTGTAATGAGGGATGCAGATGGAaaatccaaatgctttggatttgtaaattttgaaaatgctgAGGATGCTGCCAAAGCCGTTGAGGCTCTTAATGGCAAGAAATTTGATGAGAAGGAGTGGTATGTTGGAAAAGCTCAAAAAAAGGCTGAACGAGAACTAGAGTTGAAAAGTAGGTTTGAACAGAATATGAAGGACGCAACTGATAAATATCAGGGTGTAAATTTATACCTGAAAAATCTTGATGATAGTATAGGCGATGAGAAACTTCGGGAATTGTTCTCTGAGTTTGGTACAATCACTTCATGCAAG GTTATGAGGGATCCAAATGGAATCAGCCGTGGGTCTGGATTTGTAGCATTCTCAACTGCTGAGGAAGCATCTCGAGCC CTGATGGAGATGAATGGCAAGATTGTTGTCAGCAAACCTCTTTATGTTGCTCTTGCACAGCGTAAGGAAGATAGGAGGGCAAGGCTGCAGGTAAACGTTCAG GCGCAGTTTGCACAAATGAGGCCTGTTGCCTTGACGCCATCAGTGAACCCACGTGTGCCAATCTATCCTCCTGGCGGTCCGGGTCTAGGGCAACAAATATTCTATGGACAGGGGCCTCCTGCCATTATTCCGCCACAG CCTGGGTTTGGCTACCAGCAACAACTGGTTCCTGGTATGAGGCCTGGTGGAGCACCAATGCCGAACTTTTTTGTTCCATTGGTACAACAAGGGCAGCCAGGACAGCGGCCAGGTGGTAGACGTGGTGGCGGAGCACCTATGCAGCAAACACAGCAGCCAATGCCATTGATTCAGCAGCAG ATGCTGCCGAGAGGAAGAGTGTACCGTTATCCTCCTGGGCGGAACATGCAGGAGGTTCCCATGCCTGGCATGCTCTCTGTTCCATATGACATGGGTGGTATGCCGTTGCGGGAGTCTGGCATCCCACAGCCTATCCCTATTTCTGCGTTGGCTTCTGCACTTGCAAACGCTTCACCTGAGCAGCAACGGACG ATGCTGGGCGAAAGCCTCTACCCGCTTGTGGAGCAGCTGGAACGTGATCATGCTGCCAAAGTGACGGGTATGCTCCTTGAGATGGACCAGACTGAGGTGTTACACTTGCTGGAATCTCCTGATGCACTGAGATCCAAAGTTGCTGAGGCAATGGAAGTCCTGAGGAGTGTtgctcagcagcagcaacagcaacagcagGGAAATCCTCCATCTGATCAGTTGGCTGGGTTGTCCTTGAACGACTCCCTTGTTTCCTGA
- the LOC116250153 gene encoding polyadenylate-binding protein 2-like isoform X3 — protein sequence MAQVQLQPQQAVSTGQTVATGAAPASNGSNPFMSTSLYVGDLESNVTDSQLYDLFSQLGPVVSVRVCRDLSTRKSLGYAYVNYSNTQDAARALEVLNFTPLNGKSIRIMYSHRDPSIRKSGAANIFIKNLDKAIDHKALYDTFSVFGNILSCKVATDASGQSKGYGFVQFDSEEAAQAAIDKLNGMLLNDKQVFVGPFVRKQERENSSSKTKFNNVYVKNLSDKTSEDDLKNTFGEYGVITSVVVMRDADGKSKCFGFVNFENAEDAAKAVEALNGKKFDEKEWYVGKAQKKAERELELKSRFEQNMKDATDKYQGVNLYLKNLDDSIGDEKLRELFSEFGTITSCKVMRDPNGISRGSGFVAFSTAEEASRALMEMNGKIVVSKPLYVALAQRKEDRRARLQAQFAQMRPVALTPSVNPRVPIYPPGGPGLGQQIFYGQGPPAIIPPQPGFGYQQQLVPGMRPGGAPMPNFFVPLVQQGQPGQRPGGRRGGGAPMQQTQQPMPLIQQQMLPRGRVYRYPPGRNMQEVPMPGMLSVPYDMGGMPLRESGIPQPIPISALASALANASPEQQRTMLGESLYPLVEQLERDHAAKVTGMLLEMDQTEVLHLLESPDALRSKVAEAMEVLRSVAQQQQQQQQGNPPSDQLAGLSLNDSLVS from the exons ATGGCGCAGGTTCAGTTGCAACCCCAACAGGCCGTCTCCACCGGGCAGACTGTCGCTACTGGAGCAGCGCCGGCGAGCAATGGGTCTAATCCGTTCATGTCGACGTCTCTGTACGTCGGCGACCTGGAGTCGAACGTCACGGACTCGCAGCTCTATGATCTGTTCAGCCAGTTAGGGCCGGTCGTGTCGGTTCGCGTGTGCCGCGATCTCAGCACTCGCAAGTCGCTTGGGTATGCGTATGTCAACTACAGCAATACCCAAGATG CTGCCAGGGCATTGGAAGTGTTGAACTTCACTCCTTTGAATGGAAAATCTATCCGTATTATGTATTCGCACAGGGATCCCAGTATCCGTAAGAGTGGGGCTGCAAACATATTTATTAAG AACTTGGATAAGGCGATTGATCACAAAGCACTGTATGATACATTCTCTGTATTTGGGAATATTCTGTCTTGCAAGGTTGCAACAGATGCATCTGGTCAATCAAAAGGATATGGATTTGTCCAGTTTGATTCTGAAGAGGCAGCTCAAGCCGCGATAGATAAGCTGAATGGGATGTTGTTAAATGATAAGCAAGTATTTGTTGGTCCCTTTGTTCGTAAGCAGGAGAGGGAAAATTCTAGTAGCAAGACTAAATTTAATAATGTATATGTGAAAAATCTCTCGGATAAAACTAGTGAAGATGACTTGAAGAATACTTTTGGTGAATATGGGGTCATCACAAGTGTTGTTGTAATGAGGGATGCAGATGGAaaatccaaatgctttggatttgtaaattttgaaaatgctgAGGATGCTGCCAAAGCCGTTGAGGCTCTTAATGGCAAGAAATTTGATGAGAAGGAGTGGTATGTTGGAAAAGCTCAAAAAAAGGCTGAACGAGAACTAGAGTTGAAAAGTAGGTTTGAACAGAATATGAAGGACGCAACTGATAAATATCAGGGTGTAAATTTATACCTGAAAAATCTTGATGATAGTATAGGCGATGAGAAACTTCGGGAATTGTTCTCTGAGTTTGGTACAATCACTTCATGCAAG GTTATGAGGGATCCAAATGGAATCAGCCGTGGGTCTGGATTTGTAGCATTCTCAACTGCTGAGGAAGCATCTCGAGCC CTGATGGAGATGAATGGCAAGATTGTTGTCAGCAAACCTCTTTATGTTGCTCTTGCACAGCGTAAGGAAGATAGGAGGGCAAGGCTGCAG GCGCAGTTTGCACAAATGAGGCCTGTTGCCTTGACGCCATCAGTGAACCCACGTGTGCCAATCTATCCTCCTGGCGGTCCGGGTCTAGGGCAACAAATATTCTATGGACAGGGGCCTCCTGCCATTATTCCGCCACAG CCTGGGTTTGGCTACCAGCAACAACTGGTTCCTGGTATGAGGCCTGGTGGAGCACCAATGCCGAACTTTTTTGTTCCATTGGTACAACAAGGGCAGCCAGGACAGCGGCCAGGTGGTAGACGTGGTGGCGGAGCACCTATGCAGCAAACACAGCAGCCAATGCCATTGATTCAGCAGCAG ATGCTGCCGAGAGGAAGAGTGTACCGTTATCCTCCTGGGCGGAACATGCAGGAGGTTCCCATGCCTGGCATGCTCTCTGTTCCATATGACATGGGTGGTATGCCGTTGCGGGAGTCTGGCATCCCACAGCCTATCCCTATTTCTGCGTTGGCTTCTGCACTTGCAAACGCTTCACCTGAGCAGCAACGGACG ATGCTGGGCGAAAGCCTCTACCCGCTTGTGGAGCAGCTGGAACGTGATCATGCTGCCAAAGTGACGGGTATGCTCCTTGAGATGGACCAGACTGAGGTGTTACACTTGCTGGAATCTCCTGATGCACTGAGATCCAAAGTTGCTGAGGCAATGGAAGTCCTGAGGAGTGTtgctcagcagcagcaacagcaacagcagGGAAATCCTCCATCTGATCAGTTGGCTGGGTTGTCCTTGAACGACTCCCTTGTTTCCTGA